From the genome of Quercus lobata isolate SW786 unplaced genomic scaffold, ValleyOak3.0 Primary Assembly Scq3eQI_284, whole genome shotgun sequence:
ctcaaaacttttttcttttcctttgctttgtTTCCCTTTTCTCTCATCTTCAACTTTGACAGATAAGAAGAAGGATAGAGAGGAAGACAGTCTGTATCTGGGACGTTGATGACAAACCATCCTACGGGGGGACCTGATACCTCTCTCTCAGATAAGCCTGCAGATTCTGCGTTAACAAACCCACAGAATGCGATCTTATAGCGTTCTTCTTCATCTGCCCAAACAccttctttcttctccatctccatctctaGAAACTACTCCAATGGAAAATTTTATCTAAGAGAGCTGAGCTAGAGGGATAAAAACATATTGAGGACTGGCCTCCGCctttccctatatatatatataggattttgGGGTCGGTGCATGCACTTCGGGCGGGGAAGTTCTAACAAATATAATGGGTTCGGCAATTTGGTTAAAATAAAAGGCCACGTTAAGCTATCCTATTTCCCATTGCAATAGGATACGAATCCTAGTATAACaccatttgttgttgttgttgttgggtaGAAGTGTTAAGAATAAGAATATGAGTCCTAGTAAAACACCATCTGTTGAAGCTATTGAAGATAAAAGtcctttaccaaaaaaaaagtcgcACAGCAGATAACTAGAGTTTATCTCTGTTTGTTGCagtaatttctttatttttcaaatgctTGTAATTATCCTATAAATGAAAATCCATACGGAAGCCTGGAGATTGATTTGGCCATACGGAATGATTTTAGTCATTTtacccataaataataataatatataccTGTTTTAAGGATTGATTTTACCATAAATAATAAGGGTAATAATATGTTTGTGAAGTTACTACCTAAATACTTGAATTTCAGTCCTTACTCCTCACACCCTAGAAGcacttatataatatatatatatatatatatatattaactatcATGACAAAAGTGGTTATACCTACTCTAAAGTTGTGAATGAGTTTTGATCTTAATTAAATAATTCGAATAGGAAACCAAATAATATACTACTAGACTCTGAGtctcttttagtttttgggtaaaaaaaaaaaaaatgaatatgtgGGATAagttttgtagattggaggagttttaaaactaataaaagagTGATTCTATTTTGTAGGGAATTAAtgagtagaagtaggaatttaaatcaacctaaaagtaggagtttattagaagcaggaagataaaaaaaaaaaaatgaatacgtGGGATAagttttgtagattggaggaattttaaaactaataaaagagTGATTCTATTTTGTAGGGAATTAAtgagtagaagtaggaatttaaatcaacctaaaagtaggagtttattaGAAGCAGGAAGATATTTCAATGTAgaagtaaaaatttattatttttgtcaatttactattttaacctcatttttaagttttaggtagggatatttttgacagtaaataaagcaataactaactttcttttgccaatttactattttaatctcatttttaagttgttgcttaattaatttaggggtatttttgacaagaaaaaaaaaaaactaactttctgaatcctcttaatatatacagataatagaaattaatttttttaattaaaaaggcTAAATTTTCACAGCACAGGttaagattattatttgtaaacaTAGAAAATTCCATGATTTATTTCTAAAATCAtgtgaaattgatttttttttttttttggatggaagAAATTGAATTGATTCTAGTCTCATGTTTTCTTTGGGAGATGTCCCACAAAAGATGTCCACATtccaaaataagtttataaaatgATACTTTTCAAAATTACCTTAAGAAACCAACgtctttctgaaatttttttaattagtgttGGATAAATTATGCTTTTATGTGAATTATACAAACCAATAAATAATGATCCCTTGAAAGTTGAGTTTACAAAGATGCACAACTAATCTGGGGCAAGCAGGAAGGAGCATTGGAATTCAAATCATcggatattattttttatgataatgTTTTATCCGCTTCAAAATCAAACTCAGATACTGAACCAACCCATTGATGCGTAGGTTTTTTTAATCACTATCCATCGATAGCACAGTAGATAACAAGGTTAGAGAATCGACCCATTGATAGCGTAGGTTAATATGATCTTCATTCACTAATGAATACGAAGGACCCCTTGTCGATTGCACTTCTCATGAACATTACGAAGAATGATATGCTAGATAATACTAAGCATGGGGAGCATATGCCAAAAACCAAGCACACCATTAACAAAGAATGTAATGGCTAATGTGATCCATTTCAAATGGACCTTGGTATGGTAAAGTGTCCCAGAGAGGAAGCTCATAACAAACTAGAACCTTAAGAAACCCTATCTTAAGTGTGAAGCCCACAGGTAAGAAAAAGAGataatatatgtacaatatGCATGAAATAATTATTGTCTTTCTAACAAGGATATACTGATAATGgctggaaaaagaaaaaaaacaaaacataagtGATCCCAGTGGGAGCACTAGGGCTCTGCAAAAACCATAACAAGAGGATGTAAATCAAAAGAACATACAGAATTATCACTACAGTATGGAACCCCAAGATGTTCTGACCCAGAAGACAGAACACCTAAGATGGTTCCTAACTGACAATGTTACCACACATCAATATATTAAGGACTCCAGAATCTACAGAATTTTCAAGTTTGGTGATCATTTCGAGCAAAAGTTGAAAATGTGGTTTCCACCTAAAGCTCGCAACTACAACTGAAACTGAAAGTAAAAGATTGCCTGTTCCACCTAAAACTAGTGAAAGATTGACTTTAGAGCAAGGGACCACATCCATAATTAGTCATCAGCATCTTGCACGTCATCATCGTCTTCTCGATATATACTCTCAGCCATTTGCCAGACCTGAACAGTGTTGTCATCGCCTACACTCGCAATGACCCATGGTTGATACTTATTCCATGAGAAATCTGATATCTTTGCCTTGTGACCCCCGTGGGAAAATAGAAGCTCTGGAGGACCATCTTCAGCATCTCCCTCTAATTGCTCATCTCCAATCCTGAAGGCATTACGTAACAGTTAGACAAGGCAAAAGATTCATTGTGTGCAAAACTCAAACAAATATATGAATCTAAACTCAGTATGATATACTTCAAAAATAAGAGGACACCATAACTTTAATTCCTTTCTGTAAAATTTCTACCAAGAAATAGCTTCCCGAAATTTCAATGAAGTTTTGGAAATGGACAAAGTTTTCTCTAAAGCAAGTTGGAGGAGTCCTCCAACCCATTATGTAGCGATTCATAATACCTTCCATGTGTATTAAATCACATGAGATTAAATAAATCTTAACAAGTCACAGACCAATAGTATACAAGGATGGTCTTGTAAACAGCCACATAGTGGGCCAAACCAGTTTGGAGGACAATTCAGTTTGTATTTGGTAATAAGATGAAACCACAtcaatattgaaattaaagattaataatagCTAGAAAAAGCTAATATTTAAATGCCAAAATTGCTTCTTAATTATCATTATGCATGATTTAACGTATACTAATCAAGATTCATAGATTGTGGTAAGGGAAGTGTCAAACATCAACCAGACAGAGATGATATGCAAATAAATTTCATGACAAAGTATTTAAACGATTGTGATTAATGCATGCATCGACCACATGTTCAGCAAGAGGTTCCACTGAGAATAATTACTGATAGCTTTATCTGGTATTCCTATTATACGCCTTCCATCATTTTGTCTAGAGCAAAATATAACAGTGGTGACTGTATGGTTGGGTAAGTCAACTATATTCGATTCCCAAGTCAGTCCAATTATGAGACATATCTGAAATGGCAGGTGCTAATGTCCTGTACTCAATCAACCAAATGTtgcataaagaaataaatagaagtaagaaaaatatatagtggctgtaaatgtttttttatttttatttttaaaaaaagaaggaaataaaactGAGGATATTTCTAACAGCTAGTCCTGATGTGCAGTACCTGTTAAGATCCCAAACCATCAACCTTCTATCATCAGCAGATGATGCCAGCACGGTTTCATGATTAGGGTCCCATTCTACCTGGAAGACTTCCTCCCTGTAAGAAACATATCCAGGGTGAGATATTGCCATTCCATACTTCATACTCTAATTTATCTCAAAACAATATGACAAGACCCACAGAGATTTCTTGGCATAAAAGAATACAATGTCAAACTATGGTAAGAACATAAAATAGAGAATCATATAAACACATTTGAGTATCAACCAAGATGTCAAGCAAGTATAATTTGCTTCTCTTGTGCCATATTAGTTTGTTAAAGAGTAAATCAATCAATTGACCAAGCAGCAAAAGTATCAGTTTGCACTTAACACTCCCAAGAAACAAAGTTTGAGATAATGATAATCTATAACCGTAATTCCATTGCTAGACAAAAATGAGTCAAAAAATGTTATAGTCTAATGGCAGATGGAAGTCTAAACTTAACAGTATAGACCCCCAGCATTCAAGGAAATATCAAGGATATCAATATTATTAGCTCTTAAGAGAACAAGAAAATGAGGGGTTTCACCAAGAACTTATTGACTACCATGCAAAAAATGGAACCACTGCTTCAagaatcaattaaaaattagttCTTGATATACATACTACACATACTTTGAACatgtaaaatagtttaattttgtCAACAGATTTGATTTCAAAGTAATATACTGACTAAAGGTGCACCAAAAGCCAAATATCACTTCATTTTCACAGCccataattcattaaaaattatttataagaACTTTTTAGTCTGTCTATTTTGGGGAGTTGGCAAGAATTCTGACATGATGAAAATATTGCATAGATGATAGTTTCAACTACAATAGCCATTAAGAGAAGCACACATTTGAGAATAAATGTTATTAAAATTGGCAAAGGAATTGGCTTTGCaagagaaaaagaggaagaggggggggggggggggggattggGGCAAACAAAGGGCAGGTCATTCACAGATAATTCACTCATGATACCGAAATATGAAGAAGAGCATACGTGTGACTGCTTAAAACATGCAGTGGCACGCTTAGCTTCCTTGTATCAAAGAGACCAATGGTGGTATCTGAAGATGCTGTAGCCAATATCCATTCATTGTAAGGATTGAAAGAAAGATAGTTCACCTGGAATCACCATAAAAGAATCATCTCCATAATATTCATACTAGAACCAAGAATTGCAGAAAATCAGAGGCCAACAATGTTTGCATTTCAAGAGATGGAGATGCAGAGAGAGACAGAGGGTAACAAAGATCTCAATTCAACATCAGTAACAAAGGTTGGTTGACACTACGAAACAGAACTTGCTAGTATATATGTTATACATAAACTAACCAGCAGGCTTTCCCAAGACCTTATAATTAATTGCATCAATAaaacacaattattattattattattattattattattattattattattattattattatttttatttttattttttattttttatttttttttgctgaggacaaaacaaaataaaatgcatCCAGCACACTTATTATTATggaaattcagaaaaaaattcaCAGAAAATTTAGAGCACATGGTAGGTAAGACATAAACAATTGGAGAGCCACTGTCACAGAAATGAATATGCTTTCAAGATTGTCACCTCTCTCTCGTGAGCTTTGACAGATTGTTGGGGTTGGTTTGTGCGCAAGTCCCAAATCATCAAATGACAATCGTCCCCCACAGACCCaaacaaattttcattctttgaaTGCCAGGATACATCTTCCACCAACATTTCATGAGCCTGTGAGATACATTCGCAAGTCCCATAAACAAAGTATCAAAAGCAgcatgactaacacaccaacatCAACCACCAATATGTAAAATTTGACTTGGAAAATTACCTTGTAAACATGCAATGCATCAAGCACCTTATCTTGAGCCGCAGCAGACACATCCCACATACATATCTTACAGTCATGCGAGCCACTCAAGAGGTATCCCTCCTTACAGGGACTCCAAGACAACCCATACCCTTCCATATCATGACCCCTTAACCTCAAATCAGGCTCACAGTCACCCCCTTGTTGCTTCTCCAATTGCTTGCTACAATCAAATACATACACATCACACCCACTTGTCTTTGCACCCACAACTACCGGGTTCTGTGGCATACACCGTGCCCTATTCACTTCTCCATCAACACGTATCTTCTGCGTCACCTCCACCTACAAACATTCcaaacaaaacaatcaaaccTTGAAATCTCAACACTGAGTACCCACGAAACAATTCTTGAAAGGAATACTCTTGAGTCATTTTTTTGCCCATGAAACCACCAAAGACTCGGTTCATATAAATAAACTCAGCTAGACATTTTAACAAACACTTGGTACGcacaaaaaattcataaaaatatcaaaatacaaaaagaccCACAAAACAATTCACAAAAACACTAAACACCCACAAAATAACTCTCCAAAACAAGcataaaaaccacaaaaaaaaaaaaaaaaaaaaaacacggaCCTTAGGTGTGAGGGGGTTTTCAGCATCGCCATTGATGTTGGCTTCAGAAGCTTTGCTAGGAAGGTGAGCATCGGCGACCATGAGAAAATTAGGGACACCCGAGGAAGTGTGGGTCCCGAAGACGAGCTTTTGAACGGCGAAAGATGAATCCGAGGTGTGGGTGGGCGGTTGTGGGACCCATTGGACAGTGAGAGACGGCCATTCGATAGGGTGGGATATGATCAAATCGTAGAGGAACGGCGAGTTCTTCTTCCACACTGTGTACTCTTCCTCTAATTGAACCAGACTCGGCTCGTCTTCTCGTTGTTGTTCCGCCATTTCTTTTCTGAGAGAGTTGGATATCGGTTTCCcgccagaaaaaaaaaatatatatatgggtatGGAGGGAAATAAGGGAAAGGGAGGGTTTTGAGGGTTTTATATATGGTATAGAATGGAACTTGGAAGAAtcaaccttttttttgggggcagTGGGCTTTTATATTGTTTAGATAAGCCCAAAATGCAAATTCATAGTTCAGGTTTATAAGTGCCAGGTCCAAATAAAAGGATGTAGAAGATGGGTCcaaaaaatactattaataattttactGTTTTGTCAATGAtgttagatttttcttttggaaaaaaataatgttgtgaaataatcaatatGCATTGATTTCGGTGTCAAATTGTGGGTTAGGTGTCAGATCGGGCGATAGTTATGATTACTTTTCACTACTCCAAACCACTAGATCTTTAAGTAGAATTGAGGTTAGATTATGGCTCAACCCATATGAATGAGCATTTGTAACCCTCTTACTATCCCTCTTATGAGTTACCACATTAGTTCTTAAAAGTGTTGATGTTTATTTTGGAAgcaaaaatgttatgaaatagagcatttttctttctttgaagttTAAATAATCAATATGACATTGTTGTGGTTAAGGTTTTGGTGCAAGTTATGACTACTGGGTTAGAATCATTAGATAATGAATTCAAACTTTAAGAAACAACGATGTGATGGTCTTAACTTAAAGATtattactttttagtttttagtttttactgcTTGGAATCACCAAATCTTCAAGTGGAATATTGAAGTTAGATTATAGCTCAATCCACATGAACGAGCATTTGCAGGTTGCAACCCTCTTACCACATAAGCTCCTTGGGGATTGATTTTGGATAATCCTTCTTTGAAACACTTTGGTAGTGCTCCTTTTTATTGGAATCAAAATAATGAATCCGAGCACACGGAGCCATCTCTTTATCTTTATGTCAAGAGATTTGGATGCTCAAGTAGAATTTGGAACATTCCAAAAACTTGGGGATCCGACTACAAGACGACAAGTAGTCTGATACAAGATTGATTTCGTCGAGGTACTGCAGAAGAAAAAACTGCAAAATCCGATCCAATTTATCGTAATTGATTAGTTAACATGTTGGTTAACCGTATTCTGAAACAcggaaaaaaatgatatttcatTCATGAGTGTGTTAATACGAGAAGGGAGGTGGGCGGGGTATCGATCCAAAGCTCGAGTATGTGGTCAAGGCTAGAACCCATGGTTATGGACCCGAATCCATTAGCATTAGTATGGaacattttcttttccaagTGAAATCCCCTAGTATATGAAAGAGTGAAAAAGTGCTTTCGTTGTTGTGGAAATACCGTTATCTATGGCCACAGATGGTCTTTCTAATGCGAAGATGTCAGTTAAGGAGAGGAAAGGAAAACCTTtgaaattatttcaatattGGACCTTGGACATATAATAGTTCCGAATCGAATcgtttcaatgttttttttttactttctttatctttatttttattgtctGAATATTCAAGAGCTAAGACCATTCCAATGCTCCTTTTCGCCATGCATAAACTACGAGAAAGGAGCAATTATAGTTACATTGGGATAGAATTTTCACAAATTATTTCTGCTTTACCATTCttatattttatctatttaaaaaaaaaaaaaaaaaaaaaatcaatatgtGATACATGACCATGTAATGTTCACGTACTAGAAAGTAGACCCCATGTCTAGCATATCACAGACTGTTATTTAACTTATTTCCAAGTGGATAACTTTGGTCCTTTGgcaatttgcaattttttttttttcataatttcttttttttttttttttttttttttttttttttttttgtttgacaaTGACTTCTGACTTCTTTTATTGCTACGTAGTTTACTTGGGTCAACTTATGATTATTCTTTACAAACAATACATACACAATGCAATATGCGACAAATAAAGAACTGATAAATTTGCAAATGTTTGTGTCAACTATGTCAAGTAGATGGAAAATAAGATTATCCTTCAATCTGAATTTGTCAAATGTTTTCAGAATGCTACACATTCAAACCGCCGCCAATTGAGATTAAGAATCCAACTATATTTAAACTCTCTACTTTCTCAATGGTGATGGCGATGTACATAGAAGAGTCATGCATAAGGATCTCCGAGAAGGAAACAGGAAAAATCCCAGTTATTGTTACTTGGTTTCCAATCTAAGATTACGTGATGCAATTGTAAAAAATGACCCCTAGTTCAGTCCTGCAATGGATGTAACCAAAGAATTAGTCATTTGTTTAACATTTTTGGGTATAagtgttgaaacttgaaactaatataaaatatgaaaaacctaaaatgcattttgaaaaagaaagaaagttttaGGGGTCAAGATTTGGGCGGTTGGTTTACAACTTTTAACATTGATTTTCCAATTTCCTGGAAAGAGCAGTAGCTCTTGTTAAGAACTAGCCTACTACTTGTTCATAACTCATAAACTAATATGTCAAACATCTTTATCCATTTCACCTTTAGTAGtaattcttaaatatatatatatatatatatctatatatctattTCATGATATCTGATGAACTTTTCTTTTCCCCCaaaataaactctcttctttattttttttacataaccATTTAAGATGGAAAATACAATCCTATGAAAACACTCATAACTTATGTTCGTTAAAATAgtatctttgattttttgtaaaatattttattggtaATGATTAATGATAAATTCATTGATTGGACAGTTGACATAAATAATAGACATTTGCAAAATGAGTGATTATATCGATAGTGATGTGTTACTGGCTATTAATTATCCGATGTGTAAGTTAATGgatatttttagagaaaaaaaaaattgtaaggtGATTTTAATGGTGTGTTGTACGtatgttgttcttttttctccttataATCTTTATGGCTCGTTATGTTCCTATAAATTTTTATCATAGGTAATGAGAAATAGTAGTCATAAACTCATAATTATTACCACAAATCTAGGAATGCAGGCTGATCAGTATCTTGGAAAGCAAGTTAATGTCATCCTTGTTTCTATTAGGTTGTTGAATTGAGCCAGTATCAAGATATTTGGCTTTGTCCTGCTAGGTAGATTATGTGGATCGAGTACCGACCATATCCATATCGATCATGAAGTTGATGGAATTGGTGCACGTAACCATATCAAACTAATTtgacataaagaaaaaagaaaaagtatattATTATCTTTACAgactataattattattttttttttgggagaaacttTACAGACTATAATTAAAGTGAGAGAATtattgcagtttttttttttttaaacctctaAATAGATATACCACATTTATTGTATATACACACAATCCTTTGACTTATCGTTTTGTATGACACTTGGCAGGAGTTAAGTTGTTCAAAAAGTAGTGCTTCAACAAATATGTTGTGCTCACACCTCATGATAATAGCTATATCAAGACCTGATAAAACACGAGGTATCACACAGaaaatctccttttttttattcatttattaataataaaagtactAAGTTGTGTTAAGTGTTTGTTTGAATAtcacttattgctgaaaattaaaaactaaaaataccgtaacaaaataattttaaaatgtgtgaataataccaTGAGACCctgttttaatgaaaattttattgaatttcgTACTTATGGATCCTGTGAACCGTGCATGAAACCCACTATTTAAAACGCAAACACGCTAAATTCCGTTTTCGACACCTTCCAAACTCATGCTAAATCACACAAATATCTTCATGACAGCGGTTGTTTTGGATTGAGCATGATTGGACCATAGAATTTTCCCACCACGCGTTTCCGATTTGTCAAGCGTCATTCATGCTTGTTGATACAAGATTAGCATCCTGTCACCCATCCtcaatatgaatatatataaacttgtgGACCATACTTGAGCTTTGATTATTCAAGCTTCAATTATGTTACCCAGGTAGCAATCCCCCACCTACGTCTATGTATGCTTAGAGTAATATGGACCACTAGAGCAATTATGATCTCCACCATCATATATCACCAAACCCATCCAATACCACAATGAGAGAGACATATCACACACAATTGCACATTCATAGTTGGGCCAACTTAGTGAATGAAGACAAACATATGGATAGAAATGGAACACAGCTACTTTGAGAATTTTATGGAATGAGGCATAGAATTTACATATATACTAAAAATACATATTTCACactaatgaaaaaagaaagttcgAGTTTATGTTAGTCATAGATAGATAGTGAAATTAAATTCTTTGAGATCTAAGTTTATCTTGTAAAAGCACATGCCTATGTATAGGGGTATtacaaataattcaaaaaaagaaattaaattctttgAGATCTAAGTTTATCTTGTAAAAGCACATGCCTATGTATAGGGGTATtacaaataattcaaaaaaaagcAAACCCTATTTTGATCAAGATCTAGTAacataacttttttctttttaaaattattaatataatgatctataaaatgatttttttttttttgggtaataagTGTGGTACATATTGActtttaactacaaaattttatttgcatctcaaatatatattcacattttttttttgataatcaacaAATTATATTAACAAAGGAACCaaaaactacttaaaagaaGCCAAAATCTTATGTATTAGCTCTTGAGCAATACATAAGATTAGTTGTGATGTATTAGCTCTTGAGCAAGCTaacacaactttttctttttgaaattgtttatgATCCATCAATTATAATGATTTCCTTTTGGTAATAAGTGTGGTTAATGTTAGAATTGATTATTGATGTTCAACAAACTAACTTATAATTTCCTTTTGGTAATAATTGTGGTTCATAATGTTAGAATTGAATATTGATCTTTCAACAAACTAGTCAAATTGATCTATAGACttcactataaaaaaatttggaattataCCAACACAATTCATAaaaatatacccaaaaaaaaaaacatattgaaACATTTGAATCTAAGATCTAAACAATTCATTCGATAATTTTTACCTGGACTACTCTCCCAATTCAAAGAAATAATAAGTGTGATTTATaatgacaattttatatataactacCACTATAAACGTATATCACAGCTAATTTGATCAAGATCTAATAactcaactttttatttttgtaattgtttaTGATCTATGAGCTAATTTTTAGCTGGACTACTCACCAAATTCAAAGCAACAAAgttttaatatcaaaatttcaGAATTGAATATTGATCTTCAACAAACTAGTCAAATTGATCTAGTCATagaattttcctttaaaaaaaatattgaaatcatACCAATACAATTCATAAAAGTAtacaacaaaaaagaacataATGAAACATTTTTGAACCTAAGAcctaaaaagaccaaaaattaaaaataaaaattgcaactTCACACAAAACCCAATAGAAATTTATAAATCTTGGGTCctaaaacattaattaaaaagtccatcttcttcttcctcatcatTAATAATAAAGGTCACaatttctatctttcttttcattcaaaTTTCACATGATGGAACAAGCAGTTGGGTTCTCATCACTAAATGCTGTGGTGTACCGCACCTCAAGCGAGCTGGCACGTGCCAGCTGCGAGACTTGCTGGTCTGGGTTTCGCACGTACCCGGCAGGGGCTCTTCTGTCAT
Proteins encoded in this window:
- the LOC115973579 gene encoding WD-40 repeat-containing protein MSI3-like, with product MAEQQREDEPSLVQLEEEYTVWKKNSPFLYDLIISHPIEWPSLTVQWVPQPPTHTSDSSFAVQKLVFGTHTSSGVPNFLMVADAHLPSKASEANINGDAENPLTPKVEVTQKIRVDGEVNRARCMPQNPVVVGAKTSGCDVYVFDCSKQLEKQQGGDCEPDLRLRGHDMEGYGLSWSPCKEGYLLSGSHDCKICMWDVSAAAQDKVLDALHVYKAHEMLVEDVSWHSKNENLFGSVGDDCHLMIWDLRTNQPQQSVKAHEREVNYLSFNPYNEWILATASSDTTIGLFDTRKLSVPLHVLSSHTEEVFQVEWDPNHETVLASSADDRRLMVWDLNRIGDEQLEGDAEDGPPELLFSHGGHKAKISDFSWNKYQPWVIASVGDDNTVQVWQMAESIYREDDDDVQDADD